In a single window of the Amycolatopsis sp. cg5 genome:
- a CDS encoding alpha/beta fold hydrolase, protein MIETDLTLPDGRALHAYDTGGDGLPVFWHHGTPNIGAPPKPLFTEGIRWVSFDRPGYGSSTEVPERDVASVAECVAAVADAFGIERFGVMGHSGGGPHALACGALLPERVVGVVSVSGLAPFDAEGLDWYAGMNPSGADGLRAAVEGREAKERFEAAGAYDPEMFTEADRAALAGDWAWVLEVVGPAIEAGTSALIDDDLAFVGPWGFDPAQVAVPVLLVHGEDDRVVPHAHSAWLAKRCPSTEFWSSPGDGHVSVLRRAAEARDWLAQR, encoded by the coding sequence GTGATCGAGACCGACTTGACCCTTCCGGACGGCCGCGCACTGCACGCCTACGACACCGGCGGCGACGGCCTGCCCGTGTTCTGGCATCACGGGACCCCGAACATCGGCGCGCCGCCGAAGCCGCTGTTCACCGAGGGAATCCGCTGGGTTTCCTTCGACCGTCCCGGTTATGGAAGTTCGACGGAGGTGCCCGAGCGCGACGTGGCGTCGGTGGCGGAGTGCGTCGCCGCGGTCGCCGACGCGTTCGGGATCGAGCGGTTCGGGGTGATGGGCCATTCGGGTGGCGGCCCGCACGCGCTGGCGTGTGGCGCGCTGCTGCCGGAACGGGTGGTGGGCGTGGTGAGCGTGTCCGGGCTGGCGCCGTTCGACGCCGAGGGGCTCGACTGGTACGCGGGCATGAACCCGTCCGGCGCGGACGGGCTGCGTGCCGCCGTCGAGGGCCGGGAGGCGAAGGAGCGGTTCGAGGCCGCGGGCGCCTATGACCCGGAGATGTTCACCGAGGCGGACCGGGCCGCGCTGGCCGGGGACTGGGCGTGGGTGCTCGAAGTCGTCGGCCCCGCGATCGAGGCGGGCACCAGCGCGCTGATCGACGACGACCTGGCCTTCGTGGGCCCGTGGGGATTCGACCCGGCGCAGGTCGCCGTGCCGGTGCTGCTGGTGCACGGCGAGGACGATCGCGTCGTGCCGCATGCGCACAGCGCGTGGCTCGCGAAGCGTTGCCCCTCAACGGAATTCTGGTCGTCTCCCGGTGACGGGCACGTCTCGGTGCTCCGGCGGGCCGCCGAGGCGCGGGACTGGCTGGCTCAGCGGTAG
- a CDS encoding SGNH/GDSL hydrolase family protein produces MSARLSAVLAALLLLAGIATPANAATRTYREYVALGDSWTADVVIVPLPTTQYVPFGCAQSARDYPKQVAAALGVPKFFDASCGGATTDDFANPQSGLLFGGTNAPQFAQLTETTDLVTVGIGGNDAGLAGAVSGCINLLPPPLGVPCKPKWVSGGVDRMSENITAAKHKVITAVTEIKQRSPHARVLLVDYLAGIPQSGGCWPFQPVLNSDMEWLGAKLRELNAAVKSAAAATGVEFVDTHSQTIGHDACTSPFTRYVEGLLPISANGLAIAVPFHPNSAGGDAQARIVLSKIRG; encoded by the coding sequence ATGTCCGCACGCCTGTCCGCGGTACTCGCCGCCCTGCTGCTGCTAGCCGGGATCGCCACCCCGGCGAACGCCGCCACCCGCACCTACCGCGAGTACGTGGCGCTGGGCGACTCGTGGACGGCCGACGTCGTCATCGTGCCGCTGCCCACGACGCAGTACGTGCCGTTCGGCTGCGCGCAGTCGGCGCGGGACTACCCCAAGCAGGTCGCGGCGGCGCTCGGCGTGCCGAAGTTCTTCGACGCCAGCTGCGGCGGCGCGACGACCGACGACTTCGCCAACCCGCAGAGCGGCCTGCTGTTCGGCGGCACCAACGCGCCGCAGTTCGCCCAGCTCACCGAGACCACGGACCTGGTGACCGTCGGCATCGGCGGCAACGACGCCGGACTCGCCGGCGCGGTCAGCGGCTGCATCAACCTGCTGCCGCCGCCGCTCGGCGTGCCGTGCAAGCCGAAGTGGGTCAGCGGCGGCGTCGACCGGATGTCGGAGAACATCACGGCCGCCAAGCACAAGGTGATCACCGCGGTCACCGAGATCAAGCAGCGGTCCCCGCACGCGCGCGTCCTGCTCGTCGACTATCTGGCCGGCATCCCGCAGAGCGGTGGCTGCTGGCCGTTCCAGCCGGTGCTGAACAGCGACATGGAGTGGCTCGGCGCCAAGCTCCGTGAGCTCAACGCGGCGGTGAAGAGCGCGGCCGCGGCCACCGGTGTCGAGTTCGTCGACACGCACAGCCAGACCATCGGCCACGACGCGTGCACCAGCCCGTTCACGCGCTACGTCGAAGGCCTGCTGCCGATCTCGGCGAACGGCCTCGCCATCGCCGTCCCGTTCCACCCGAACTCCGCCGGCGGCGACGCGCAGGCCCGCATCGTGCTGTCGAAGATCCGCGGCTGA
- a CDS encoding SDR family oxidoreductase, with translation MGRLLEDKTAIVYGAGGPIGGAIAGAFARDGAQVFLAGRTKAKLDALAQEIGAAVTELDALDEQAVDTFVDSVVARTGRVDISVNVISCGDVQKPLAEITVEEFLQPSSGRTGSGW, from the coding sequence GTGGGCAGGCTGCTGGAGGACAAGACCGCGATCGTCTACGGCGCCGGCGGGCCGATCGGCGGCGCCATCGCCGGCGCGTTCGCCAGGGACGGCGCGCAGGTCTTCCTCGCCGGGCGCACCAAGGCCAAGCTGGACGCGCTCGCGCAGGAGATCGGCGCCGCTGTCACCGAACTCGACGCGCTCGACGAGCAGGCGGTGGACACGTTCGTCGACTCGGTGGTCGCGCGCACCGGGCGGGTGGACATCTCGGTCAACGTCATCTCCTGCGGCGACGTGCAGAAACCGCTGGCCGAGATCACCGTCGAGGAGTTCCTGCAGCCGAGCTCGGGCCGCACGGGATCAGGGTGGTGA
- a CDS encoding TolB family protein, giving the protein MSALRPVLVAAGVLAGFLVTVPASAATPVIQVISRTPAAEGNDSSSDPATSADGRYVVFASYATNFIPGNTNGSQGIYVKDTVTGVISHASAAANGTQADADSESPSISADGRYVAFTSVATNLVPGDTNGVRDVFVKDIRTGAIVKASTAESDFATISADGRHVSFRSGTSAYVKNLDTAETKLIVANAPATTYPLSADGRLAVFATSGALVAGDTNNVSDVYLKDSQTGTLSRISTTATGGQSAGGGTAPTISADGKFAAFESAAADLVPSDANGAADVFVKDLAKGTIRIGTVTAAGAQANGAATEPKLSANGRYLAFASAATNLVPGDTNGADDVFVKDLDKGTVLRTSVAAGGAQAEADSDNVDLSGNGRVTVFRSESANLASADGNNVADIFSAPALKPGADPYADAIAAGTTVGLSNGANALGAPDGKLAGVTGLLGGRLVLDMGEDEEGTGDLSVYYGGLNLGLLTSLDFLDAQGKSVGSGQLNLIDLGAGTHVTKVAHSGAPYRYVRINTGLLQVFSLDAVEAAG; this is encoded by the coding sequence ATGTCCGCTCTCAGACCCGTGCTCGTGGCGGCAGGCGTGCTCGCCGGTTTTCTGGTGACCGTGCCCGCATCGGCGGCGACGCCGGTGATCCAGGTGATCAGCCGCACCCCGGCGGCCGAGGGTAACGACAGCTCTTCGGATCCCGCCACGAGCGCCGATGGCCGGTATGTGGTTTTCGCGTCGTACGCGACCAACTTCATTCCGGGGAATACGAACGGAAGTCAAGGTATATACGTCAAGGATACCGTCACCGGCGTTATCTCCCACGCTTCGGCCGCGGCCAATGGCACGCAGGCCGACGCCGATTCCGAAAGCCCCAGTATCAGCGCGGACGGCCGCTACGTCGCATTTACCTCGGTCGCGACGAACCTGGTGCCGGGTGACACCAACGGCGTGCGCGACGTTTTCGTCAAAGACATCCGCACCGGCGCGATCGTCAAGGCGAGCACCGCCGAGAGCGACTTCGCGACGATCAGCGCGGACGGGCGGCACGTGAGTTTCCGGTCTGGCACGAGCGCCTACGTCAAGAACCTCGACACGGCCGAGACCAAGCTCATCGTCGCCAACGCGCCCGCGACGACGTACCCGCTCAGCGCCGACGGCAGGCTCGCCGTATTCGCCACCAGCGGCGCGCTCGTCGCGGGAGACACGAACAACGTCTCCGACGTGTACCTCAAGGATTCGCAGACCGGCACCCTGAGCAGGATCAGCACCACCGCGACCGGCGGGCAGAGCGCGGGCGGCGGCACGGCGCCCACGATCAGCGCCGACGGGAAGTTCGCGGCCTTCGAGTCCGCCGCGGCCGACCTGGTGCCCTCGGACGCCAACGGCGCGGCCGACGTGTTCGTCAAGGACCTCGCCAAGGGCACGATCCGGATCGGCACCGTCACCGCCGCCGGCGCGCAGGCCAATGGCGCCGCGACCGAGCCGAAGCTCAGCGCGAACGGCCGGTACCTCGCGTTCGCGTCCGCCGCGACGAACCTGGTGCCGGGCGACACCAACGGCGCGGACGACGTCTTCGTCAAGGACCTGGACAAGGGCACCGTCCTCCGCACCAGCGTCGCGGCGGGCGGCGCGCAGGCGGAGGCCGACAGTGACAACGTCGACCTCAGCGGCAACGGCCGCGTGACCGTCTTCCGCTCGGAGTCGGCGAACCTGGCCTCGGCCGACGGCAACAACGTCGCCGACATCTTCTCGGCGCCCGCCTTGAAGCCCGGCGCCGACCCGTACGCCGACGCGATCGCCGCAGGCACCACGGTCGGCCTGTCCAACGGCGCCAACGCGCTCGGCGCCCCCGACGGCAAACTCGCGGGCGTCACCGGCCTGCTCGGCGGCCGTCTCGTGCTCGACATGGGCGAGGACGAGGAAGGCACCGGCGACCTGTCGGTGTACTACGGCGGGCTGAACCTCGGCCTGCTGACCTCGCTCGACTTCCTTGACGCACAAGGCAAATCGGTCGGCTCGGGCCAGCTGAACCTGATCGACCTCGGCGCGGGCACGCACGTCACCAAGGTCGCGCACAGCGGCGCGCCCTACCGCTACGTGCGCATCAACACCGGCTTGCTGCAGGTGTTCAGCCTGGACGCCGTCGAAGCCGCAGGCTGA
- a CDS encoding TetR/AcrR family transcriptional regulator, with translation MTAGPRERLIESAITLIREHGVHGTGLTELLTHSKTARGSIYQHFPGGKTELIEHATLSAGEQMSALIEARADSPSALIATLVRWWKRTLEASDYRFGCPVVAAALAEQTAAATVFEEWERRLAASLTAAGMDEAEAPSMATFIVSAIEGAIIQSRSTKSPRPLDAADTQLQKLLTLHLGS, from the coding sequence ATGACGGCCGGACCGAGAGAGCGCCTGATCGAAAGCGCCATCACGCTCATCCGCGAGCACGGTGTGCACGGCACCGGTCTCACCGAGCTGCTCACGCACAGCAAGACCGCGCGCGGCTCCATCTACCAGCACTTTCCCGGCGGCAAGACCGAGCTGATCGAGCACGCGACACTCTCGGCAGGCGAGCAGATGAGCGCGCTCATCGAGGCGCGCGCCGACTCGCCGTCCGCGCTGATCGCCACCCTGGTCCGCTGGTGGAAACGCACCCTCGAAGCCAGCGACTACCGCTTCGGCTGCCCGGTCGTGGCCGCCGCGCTCGCCGAGCAGACGGCCGCGGCCACGGTCTTCGAGGAATGGGAGCGCCGCCTCGCGGCCTCACTGACCGCCGCGGGCATGGACGAGGCCGAAGCGCCGTCCATGGCCACCTTCATCGTGAGCGCCATCGAAGGCGCGATCATCCAAAGCCGCAGCACCAAGTCACCGCGCCCCCTGGACGCGGCCGACACCCAGCTCCAGAAACTCCTGACCCTCCACCTGGGGTCGTGA
- a CDS encoding molybdopterin-dependent oxidoreductase → MSTAKSACILCECNCGIEVTLDGRRLAKISGDKEHPASAGYTCEKALRLDRYQNGRDRLTSPLRRRPDGSYEEIGWDTAITEIARRLEVIRDAHGGDKIFFYGGGGQGNHLGTTYNRAFQAAVGARYYSNALAQEKTGEMWVDGKLYGGHTKGDFEHAEVVVFVGKNPWQSHSFPRARPTLRQISADPGRSMVVIDPKRTETADLADFHLQVKPGTDAWCLAAILGVLVQEDLVDKAFLAEHTTGADAVLAELSDVDVPGFADACGVPEDLIRAAARRIGSASSVCTYEDLGIQQSIHSTLCSYLNKLQWILTGNFGKPGAMYLHSSFVPIAGSNTSAAAKPSRVTPVTGARIIAGLVPCNSIAEEILTDHPDRFRAMWLDSVNPAHSLADSPTFRRALDALDLVVVVDVAFTETARHADYVLPAASQFEKCEATFFNVEFPHNAFQLRAPLFDPLPGTMPEPEIYARLMRELGAVGEDTLDRLRSAGRANFAQAFFTEVAADPRLMGLAPYVLYETLGPELPPGMAGAASLWGAAHLCAQANPDSVRRAGFTGEGLEPGEKLFDAVLTRRSGVTFTVDEWEHVWNYVRRDDRRFTIALPELLTELRKLGDEQPGKTSAEFPFVLSAGERRAFTANTIFRDPGWRRRDTDGALFISPADADRLGVATGDHVTLTTARGSIDTPIAVNDRMQPGHLSLPNGMGVDYAAAEADPVHGNRTKTGVAPNELTELDWRDPFAGTPWHKHVPAKLEPVSR, encoded by the coding sequence GTGAGCACAGCCAAGAGCGCCTGCATCCTCTGCGAATGCAACTGCGGCATCGAGGTCACGCTGGACGGCCGCAGGCTCGCGAAGATCAGCGGCGACAAGGAACATCCGGCGTCGGCGGGCTACACCTGCGAGAAGGCGCTGCGGCTCGACCGCTATCAGAACGGCCGCGACCGCTTGACCTCGCCGCTGCGCCGCCGCCCCGACGGGTCGTACGAGGAGATCGGCTGGGACACCGCCATCACCGAGATCGCGCGGCGGCTCGAAGTCATCCGTGACGCGCACGGCGGGGACAAGATCTTCTTCTACGGTGGCGGCGGGCAGGGCAATCACCTCGGCACCACGTACAACCGGGCGTTCCAGGCCGCGGTCGGCGCGCGGTACTACTCGAACGCGCTCGCCCAGGAGAAGACCGGCGAGATGTGGGTCGACGGCAAGCTCTACGGCGGTCACACGAAAGGCGACTTCGAGCACGCCGAGGTCGTCGTGTTCGTCGGCAAGAACCCGTGGCAGTCGCACAGTTTCCCGCGCGCCAGGCCGACCTTGCGGCAGATCTCGGCCGATCCGGGCCGCAGCATGGTGGTGATCGATCCCAAGCGCACCGAGACGGCCGACCTCGCCGACTTCCACCTGCAGGTCAAACCGGGCACGGACGCCTGGTGTCTCGCCGCGATACTCGGCGTGCTCGTGCAGGAAGACCTTGTCGACAAGGCATTCCTGGCCGAGCACACCACCGGCGCCGACGCCGTGCTCGCCGAACTGTCCGATGTGGACGTTCCGGGGTTCGCGGACGCGTGCGGGGTGCCCGAGGACCTGATCCGTGCCGCCGCGCGGCGCATCGGGTCCGCGTCGAGCGTCTGCACCTACGAGGATCTCGGTATCCAGCAGAGCATCCACAGCACGCTCTGCTCGTACCTGAACAAGCTGCAGTGGATCCTCACCGGCAACTTCGGCAAGCCGGGCGCGATGTACCTGCACTCGTCGTTCGTGCCGATCGCCGGTTCGAACACCTCGGCGGCCGCCAAGCCGAGCCGGGTCACGCCGGTCACCGGCGCGCGGATCATCGCGGGCCTGGTGCCCTGCAACTCGATCGCCGAAGAGATCCTCACCGACCATCCCGATCGGTTCCGCGCGATGTGGCTCGACAGCGTCAACCCGGCGCACTCGCTGGCCGACTCGCCCACCTTCCGCCGCGCGCTCGACGCGCTGGACCTGGTCGTCGTCGTGGACGTGGCGTTCACCGAGACCGCCAGGCACGCCGACTACGTGCTGCCGGCGGCGAGCCAGTTCGAGAAGTGCGAAGCTACGTTCTTCAACGTCGAGTTCCCGCACAACGCCTTCCAGCTCCGCGCGCCGCTGTTCGACCCGCTGCCGGGCACCATGCCGGAGCCGGAGATCTACGCCAGGCTCATGCGCGAGCTCGGCGCCGTCGGCGAAGACACGCTCGACCGTCTGCGCTCGGCCGGCCGCGCGAACTTCGCCCAGGCGTTCTTCACCGAGGTCGCCGCCGACCCGCGGCTCATGGGCCTCGCACCGTACGTGCTGTACGAAACGCTCGGCCCCGAGCTGCCGCCGGGCATGGCCGGCGCGGCCTCGCTCTGGGGCGCCGCGCACCTCTGTGCTCAGGCGAACCCGGATTCCGTGCGCCGCGCGGGTTTCACCGGCGAAGGCCTCGAACCCGGCGAAAAGCTCTTCGACGCCGTGCTCACCCGGCGCTCCGGAGTGACCTTCACCGTCGACGAGTGGGAGCACGTCTGGAACTACGTGCGCCGCGACGACCGCCGATTCACCATCGCGCTGCCCGAACTGCTGACGGAGCTGCGCAAGCTCGGCGACGAGCAGCCCGGGAAGACCAGCGCGGAATTCCCGTTCGTGCTCTCGGCCGGCGAACGCCGTGCCTTCACCGCGAACACCATCTTCCGCGACCCCGGCTGGCGCCGCCGCGACACCGACGGCGCGCTCTTCATCAGCCCGGCGGACGCGGACCGCCTCGGCGTCGCGACCGGCGACCACGTCACCCTCACGACCGCGCGCGGCAGCATCGACACCCCGATCGCCGTCAACGACCGCATGCAGCCGGGACACCTTTCGCTGCCGAACGGCATGGGCGTCGACTACGCGGCGGCCGAAGCCGACCCCGTGCACGGCAACCGGACCAAGACCGGCGTGGCCCCGAACGAACTCACTGAATTGGACTGGCGCGACCCCTTCGCTGGTACTCCGTGGCACAAACACGTGCCCGCCAAACTCGAACCCGTATCACGCTAG
- a CDS encoding TetR/AcrR family transcriptional regulator: MPPRTTYRHGDLRRALLEAGTAMAREGGPEAVVLREATRRAGVAPNAAYRHFADRQALLAAVCGVAQAQVAVAMETEQTALPATTDRAEAARARLRAIGVGYLRFAQSEPELFRTAFSVPLDMTDAGAPNRAGPSGLTPFQLLSSALDGLVDAGVLSTDRRHGAEFLAWSAVHGLATLETQGPLRRLDDELRETIGQRVLDMIENGL, from the coding sequence ATGCCGCCACGCACGACCTACCGCCACGGTGACCTGCGGCGCGCGTTGCTGGAGGCGGGTACGGCGATGGCCCGCGAAGGTGGCCCCGAGGCGGTCGTCCTGCGCGAGGCCACGCGCCGCGCCGGCGTCGCGCCCAACGCGGCGTACCGCCATTTCGCCGACCGCCAGGCCTTGCTCGCGGCGGTCTGCGGGGTCGCGCAGGCCCAGGTCGCCGTCGCGATGGAGACCGAGCAGACCGCGCTGCCCGCCACCACGGACCGCGCCGAAGCCGCCCGCGCCCGCCTGCGCGCGATCGGCGTCGGCTACCTCCGGTTCGCCCAGTCGGAGCCGGAGCTGTTCCGCACCGCCTTCTCGGTCCCGCTCGACATGACCGACGCCGGCGCGCCCAACCGCGCGGGCCCGAGCGGCTTGACCCCGTTCCAGCTGCTCTCGTCCGCGCTCGACGGACTGGTCGACGCCGGGGTGCTGTCCACCGACCGCAGGCACGGCGCCGAGTTCCTCGCCTGGTCGGCCGTCCACGGCTTGGCGACGCTGGAAACCCAGGGTCCGCTGCGCAGGCTCGACGACGAACTCCGCGAGACGATCGGGCAGCGCGTGCTGGACATGATCGAAAACGGCCTCTGA
- a CDS encoding zinc metalloprotease, with product MKPAHVVAISALALTFLAVPNSTGGAAGDDCATPPASAAARDRDGGFNDVGTVEATVAELDFRARLALSPTPRVAAATIPVHFHVITDGPDGKVSDADIDKQIAVLNKDFGGTGFKFDLKSVDRTDDADWFAVRYDSSTELAMKQGLHRGDAGALNLYTAKPESRILGWATFPWEYTAKPRKDGVVLAYNTLPGGQAPFDLGKTATHEVGHWMGLLHTFQGGCKAPGDYVDDTPYERSAASGCPKGRDTCDKPGLDPIHNYMDYSDDACLTRFSDGQIDRMKDQWKAYRG from the coding sequence ATGAAGCCCGCACATGTCGTCGCGATCTCCGCGCTGGCGTTGACGTTCCTGGCCGTGCCGAACAGCACGGGCGGCGCGGCCGGTGACGACTGCGCCACCCCGCCCGCCTCGGCGGCGGCCCGCGACCGCGACGGCGGCTTCAACGACGTCGGCACGGTCGAAGCGACGGTCGCCGAGCTGGACTTCCGCGCCAGGCTCGCCCTCTCGCCGACGCCGCGGGTGGCCGCGGCCACCATCCCGGTCCACTTCCACGTGATCACCGACGGGCCGGACGGCAAGGTCTCCGACGCCGACATCGACAAGCAGATCGCCGTGCTCAACAAGGACTTCGGCGGCACCGGCTTCAAGTTCGACCTGAAGAGCGTCGACCGCACCGACGACGCCGACTGGTTCGCCGTCCGGTACGACTCCTCGACCGAGCTGGCCATGAAGCAGGGCCTGCACCGGGGCGACGCGGGCGCGTTGAACCTCTACACGGCCAAGCCCGAGTCCCGGATACTCGGCTGGGCGACCTTCCCCTGGGAGTACACCGCCAAGCCGCGCAAGGACGGCGTGGTGCTGGCGTACAACACCCTGCCCGGCGGCCAGGCCCCGTTCGACCTCGGCAAGACCGCGACGCACGAGGTCGGGCACTGGATGGGGCTGCTCCACACCTTCCAGGGCGGCTGTAAGGCGCCGGGTGACTACGTGGATGACACGCCTTACGAGCGCAGCGCCGCTTCCGGGTGCCCCAAGGGCCGCGACACCTGCGACAAGCCAGGACTCGACCCGATCCACAACTACATGGACTACAGCGACGACGCCTGCCTGACCCGGTTCTCCGACGGGCAGATCGACCGTATGAAGGACCAGTGGAAGGCCTACCGCGGCTGA
- a CDS encoding BTAD domain-containing putative transcriptional regulator: MSARFGVLGEIEIRFDGVPVDAGHARQRSVLAALLCDANRVVSADTLVDRVWGEQPPHRARGTLSSYLTRLRQALPSDVSITRHSGGYLLTVDPAAVDLHRVRALLRDARAAGADDLAEPLLREALGLWRGEPFAGLDTPWVNGVRDTVEKERLAAELDLADIRMRRGEHAALLPELSARATERPLDERVAGQYLLALYRCDRQADALDCYERLRRRLAAELGADPCQALRTLHQRMLRADPALAPATRRLPMPRQLPAPPHSFIGRTRELAALTELLDLSGALPIAAVDGAGGTGKTWLAVHWAHRHLDRFPDGQLYLNLRGFDPSGAAVPPSAAIRAFLDALGVDPSAIPSGVDAQAALYRSVLADKRMLVLLDNARDAAQVLPLVPGGSRCTVVTTSRNQLTGLVTTHGARDLTLGVLSDAESRELLTRQLGAARVDAEPKAVNAFVRYCAGLPLALSIVAARAGRHPGFPLAALAEELEDGATRLDALGSGDLNADIRAVFSWSWHALGADAMAVFPLLGCFPASDITPFAVASLAGLPLSRVRGLLRELEAASLVQQHAPGRYRMHDLLRLYGSEQAPAEEAQAALRRVTEFYLHTAHAADRLLDPHRPSIELGPLPPGREPQALPDRAAALSWFATEYANLGAMHRLAVESGWDETVWLLARKLEAYRWLRGHADDSLVACRDAVEATRRLGDRSAEGWALVMLGHALTRSGHLDESLATLRESLSVLETTGDLLGLANAHMATGDMLGLREEHLPALRHTKHAVRLFRELGDVTWSAVALTMAAKCCARLGRTGAARACSEYALPLLRKYDNQEGESAALLVLGDVAPTSGEAIGYYERALDVLSGLGYTFYLPDIQAKLGETHAAAGDLERARAAWQDALELYAAQYRTADVRRMRDRLR; the protein is encoded by the coding sequence TTGTCTGCTCGGTTCGGCGTGCTCGGCGAGATCGAGATCCGCTTCGACGGTGTGCCCGTCGACGCGGGTCACGCCAGGCAACGGTCGGTGCTCGCCGCGCTACTGTGCGACGCGAACCGGGTGGTGTCCGCGGACACGCTGGTCGACCGGGTCTGGGGTGAGCAGCCGCCGCATCGGGCCCGCGGCACGCTGTCGAGCTACCTCACCCGGCTACGCCAGGCGCTGCCGTCCGACGTATCGATCACCCGGCATTCCGGAGGCTACCTGCTCACGGTCGATCCCGCCGCCGTCGATCTGCATCGGGTGCGGGCGCTGCTGCGCGACGCCCGCGCGGCCGGCGCCGACGATCTCGCCGAGCCGTTGCTGCGCGAGGCGCTCGGGCTGTGGCGGGGTGAGCCGTTCGCGGGGCTGGACACGCCGTGGGTCAACGGCGTGCGCGACACGGTGGAGAAGGAGCGGCTCGCGGCGGAGCTGGACCTCGCGGACATCCGCATGCGCCGCGGTGAACACGCGGCGCTGCTGCCCGAGCTGTCGGCGCGGGCCACCGAACGCCCGCTGGACGAGCGCGTCGCCGGGCAGTACCTGCTCGCGCTGTACCGCTGCGACCGGCAGGCCGACGCGCTCGACTGCTACGAGCGGCTCCGGCGCAGGCTGGCCGCCGAGCTGGGCGCGGACCCGTGCCAGGCGCTGCGGACGCTCCACCAGCGGATGCTGCGCGCCGATCCCGCGCTCGCGCCGGCGACCAGGCGGCTGCCGATGCCGCGTCAGCTGCCGGCGCCACCGCACTCGTTCATCGGGCGGACGCGGGAGCTGGCCGCGCTCACCGAGCTGCTCGACCTCTCGGGCGCGCTGCCGATCGCGGCCGTCGACGGCGCGGGCGGCACCGGGAAGACCTGGCTCGCGGTGCACTGGGCGCATCGGCACCTCGACCGGTTCCCCGACGGCCAGCTGTACCTGAACCTGCGCGGGTTCGACCCGTCCGGCGCCGCCGTGCCGCCGTCCGCGGCGATCCGCGCGTTCCTCGACGCGCTCGGCGTCGACCCGTCGGCGATACCGTCCGGAGTGGACGCTCAGGCCGCGCTGTACCGCAGTGTGCTGGCCGACAAGCGGATGCTCGTGCTGCTCGACAACGCGCGCGACGCCGCGCAGGTGCTGCCGCTGGTGCCGGGCGGCTCGCGCTGCACGGTGGTGACGACCAGCCGCAACCAGCTGACCGGGCTCGTCACCACGCACGGCGCGCGCGACCTGACGCTCGGCGTGCTCTCCGACGCCGAGTCGCGCGAGCTGCTCACCCGGCAGCTCGGCGCGGCGCGGGTGGACGCGGAACCGAAGGCGGTCAACGCTTTCGTCCGCTACTGCGCGGGGCTGCCGCTGGCGCTGAGCATCGTCGCGGCGCGGGCGGGACGGCATCCGGGGTTCCCGCTCGCGGCGCTGGCCGAGGAGCTGGAGGACGGCGCGACCCGGCTCGACGCGCTCGGTTCCGGGGACCTGAACGCCGACATCCGCGCGGTGTTCTCGTGGTCATGGCACGCGCTCGGCGCCGACGCGATGGCCGTTTTCCCTTTGCTGGGCTGCTTTCCGGCGTCGGACATCACGCCGTTCGCGGTCGCGAGCCTCGCCGGGCTGCCGCTGAGCCGCGTGCGCGGGCTGCTGCGTGAGCTCGAGGCCGCGAGCCTCGTCCAGCAGCACGCGCCCGGCCGCTACCGGATGCACGACCTGCTGCGGCTGTACGGCTCCGAGCAGGCGCCGGCCGAGGAGGCGCAGGCGGCGCTGCGCCGGGTCACCGAGTTCTACCTGCACACGGCGCACGCGGCCGACCGGCTGCTCGACCCGCACCGGCCGAGCATCGAACTCGGCCCGCTGCCGCCGGGCCGCGAGCCACAGGCACTGCCCGACCGGGCGGCCGCGCTGAGCTGGTTCGCCACCGAGTACGCGAACCTCGGCGCGATGCACCGGCTGGCCGTCGAGTCCGGCTGGGACGAAACCGTCTGGCTGCTGGCGCGGAAACTGGAGGCCTACCGCTGGCTGCGCGGCCACGCCGACGACAGCCTCGTCGCCTGCCGGGACGCGGTCGAGGCGACGCGGCGTCTCGGTGACCGGAGCGCCGAGGGCTGGGCGCTGGTGATGCTCGGGCACGCGCTGACCCGGTCAGGGCATCTCGACGAGTCGCTCGCGACGCTGCGGGAGTCACTGTCCGTGCTGGAAACCACGGGCGATCTACTGGGGCTGGCCAACGCGCACATGGCCACCGGCGACATGCTCGGCCTGCGCGAGGAACACCTGCCCGCGTTGCGGCACACCAAGCACGCGGTCCGGCTGTTCCGCGAACTCGGCGACGTGACGTGGAGCGCGGTCGCGCTGACGATGGCGGCGAAATGCTGCGCCAGGCTCGGCCGGACCGGCGCCGCGCGCGCGTGCTCGGAATACGCGTTGCCGCTGCTCAGGAAGTACGACAACCAGGAAGGCGAGAGCGCGGCGCTGCTCGTGCTCGGCGACGTCGCGCCGACGAGCGGCGAGGCGATCGGCTACTACGAGCGGGCGCTGGACGTGCTCAGCGGGCTCGGTTACACGTTCTACTTACCGGACATCCAAGCCAAGCTCGGGGAAACGCACGCCGCCGCGGGCGACCTCGAACGCGCTCGCGCGGCCTGGCAGGACGCGCTCGAGTTGTACGCGGCGCAATATCGGACGGCCGACGTCCGCCGGATGCGCGACCGCCTGCGCTGA